From one Humulus lupulus chromosome 8, drHumLupu1.1, whole genome shotgun sequence genomic stretch:
- the LOC133794687 gene encoding glucan endo-1,3-beta-glucosidase 5: MLEPRFRTFVVALFSLSVVWRSLPMVESAIGVNWGTISLHRLKPSTVVDLLKDNKISKVKIFDTDPGVLKALMGSGMEVMVGIPNEMLASLSSSTVASDLWVRQNVSAYVGRGGVNIRYIAVGNEPFLTSYSGQFQSYVMPAMLNLQQSLAKVNLASYIKLVVPCNADAYEASLPSQGAFRPELTQIMTQIVEFLNSNGSPFVVNIYPFLSLYGNSDFPQDYAFFGGTTHPVTDGASVYTNAFDGNYDTLVAALTKLGYGQMPIVIGEVGWPTDGAIGANLTAARAFNQGLINQVLSKEGTPLRPGVPPMDIYLFSLFDEGAKSVLPGNFERHWGIFSFDGQAKYPLNLGLGNRLLKNAKNVQYLPSRWCVANPSRDLSDVANHMKLACSMADCTTLNYGGSCNELGAKGNISYAFNSYYQLQMQNLQSCDFDGLGMVTFLDPSVGECRFLVGVTDTSSSHSCKRWVNVWFLILWGIGVFLV, encoded by the exons ATGTTGGAACCCAGATTCAGAACGTTTGTTGTAGCCCTGTTTTCTCTGTCAGTGGTTTGGAGATCACTTCCAATGGTGGAATCAGCCATTGGAGTGAACTGGGGTACCATTTCTCTTCACAGGCTCAAGCCATCGACTGTGGTGGATCTCTTGAAAGATAACAAGATATCCAAAGTGAAGATTTTTGATACGGACCCTGGTGTTCTCAAGGCTCTGATGGGCAGTGGTATGGAGGTCATGGTTGGGATCCCAAATGAGATGTTAGCTTCCTTGAGTTCTTCCACTGTTGCTTCTGATTTATGGGTTCGTCAGAATGTGTCCGCCTATGTGGGCAGAGGAGGTGTTAATATCAG GTATATCGCAGTTGGAAATGAACCCTTCCTAACAAGCTACTCAGGTCAGTTTCAGTCCTATGTCATGCCCGCCATGCTAAATCTGCAACAATCCTTGGCAAAGGTGAATCTTGCTAGCTACATAAAGTTAGTGGTCCCTTGCAATGCTGATGCCTATGAGGCTTCACTTCCTTCTCAAGGCGCATTTAGACCCGAGCTGACACAAATTATGACTCAAATTGTCGAATTTCTCAACTCAAATGGATCCCCATTTGTAGTCAATATTTACCCTTTTCTCAGCCTGTATGGGAATTCAGATTTCCCTCAAGACTATGCATTCTTTGGTGGAACTACCCATCCTGTTACAGATGGGGCCAGTGTTTACACAAATGCATTTGATGGAAATTATGACACTCTGGTTGCAGCTCTCACCAAACTTGGATATGGTCAGATGCCGATTGTCATTGGGGAGGTAGGTTGGCCGACGGATGGGGCAATTGGTGCAAATCTCACTGCTGCAAGGGCATTCAACCAAGGCCTCATTAATCAAGTTTTGAGTAAGGAAGGAACCCCTTTAAGGCCAGGTGTCCCTCCCATGGATATTTATCTATTCAGTCTGTTCGACGAAGGGGCAAAGAGCGTTCTTCCAGGAAACTTTGAAAGACATTGGGGTATATTTTCCTTTGACGGCCAGGCTAAGTATCCTTTGAACCTTGGTTTGGGCAACAGATTATTGAAGAATGCAAAAAATGTTCAATATCTTCCATCTAGGTGGTGTGTGGCAAATCCATCTAGGGACCTATCAGATGTGGCTAACCACATGAAGCTGGCCTGTAGCATGGCCGATTGCACAACACTCAACTATGGAGGGTCATGTAATGAACTTGGAGCTAAGGGAAACATTTCTTACGCGTTCAACAGTTACTATCAGTTGCAAATGCAGAATTTACAGAGTTGTGATTTTGACGGGCTTGGTATGGTTACTTTCTTAGATCCTTCTGTTGGTGAGTGTAGGTTTCTTGTTGGTGTCACTGATACTTCTAGTTCTCACTCATGTAAAAGATGGGTCAATGTTTGGTTTTTGATTTTGTGGGGGATTGGGGTATTCttagtgtaa